In Monomorium pharaonis isolate MP-MQ-018 chromosome 3, ASM1337386v2, whole genome shotgun sequence, a genomic segment contains:
- the LOC118644925 gene encoding histone H2B-like — MPPKASGKAVKKAGKAQKNISKTDKKKKRKRKESYAIYIYKVLKQVHPDTGIFSKAMSIMNSFVNDVFERIAAEASRLAHYNKRSTITSREIQTAVRLLLPGELAKHAVSEGTKAVTKYTSSK; from the coding sequence ATGCCCCCAAAAGCGAGTGGCAAAGCTGTGAAAAAGGCCGGTAAGGCCCAGAAGAATATCAGCAAGACcgacaagaagaagaagaggaagaggaaggagAGCTATGCTATCTACATCTACAAAGTATTGAAGCAAGTTCACCCGGACACCGGTATCTTCAGCAAGGCTATGAGCATTATGAATAGCTTCGTGAACGATGTCTTCGAGCGCATCGCCGCCGAGGCGTCGCGTTTGGCTCACTACAACAAACGCTCAACGATCACCTCTCGGGAGATCCAGACTGCCGTCAGACTTTTGCTACCTGGAGAACTTGCGAAGCACGCCGTGAGTGAAGGCACCAAGGCTGTCACCAAGTACACCAGCTCCAAGTGA